From the genome of Capsicum annuum cultivar UCD-10X-F1 unplaced genomic scaffold, UCD10Xv1.1 ctg21377, whole genome shotgun sequence, one region includes:
- the LOC107856669 gene encoding loganic acid O-methyltransferase: VNEGTLDESLVDSFNLPMYFPSPEDMTKVVEKNGCFSIERMELTYPKSKLVEEADAKTLMINLRAVLEGLIINHFGSKIAEEACARTILKSEEISTWMKANYEKSCQLFVALKRK, translated from the exons GTGAATGAG GGAACGTTAGATGAATCTTTAGTTGACTCGTTCAATTTGCCAATGTATTTTCCTTCTCCTGAAGACATGACTAAAGTGGTGGAGAAAAATGGTTGTTTTAGTATTGAGAGAATGGAATTGACATATCCCAAATCAAAGCTTGTGGAAGAGGCTGATGCAAAGACTTTAATGATAAATCTAAGGGCTGTTTTAGAAGGACTAATAATAAATCACTTTGGAAGTAAAATAGCAGAAGAAGCTTGTGCAAGGACTATTCTCAAAAGTGAAGAGATTTCGACATGGATGAAAGCGAATTATGAGAAATCATGTCAATTGTTTGTCGCTTTGAAGCGTAAATGA